From a single Anomaloglossus baeobatrachus isolate aAnoBae1 chromosome 4, aAnoBae1.hap1, whole genome shotgun sequence genomic region:
- the LOC142301940 gene encoding histone H2B.1, sperm-like, with the protein MARGSGRRRRGGRRRSGAMVGPSTNHRPASFNSYIVGILRQVQPGSQISAGAVDAMSAVVNFLLDWIASRAEHLTSNGRRRTLTQTDIQTATCLLLPEALATYAISAADNAVAAYNLQRRHQ; encoded by the coding sequence ATGGCGAGAGGTTCAGGACGACGTCGTAGAGGCGGCAGACGGAGGTCGGGAGCGATGGTCGGCCCCTCCACGAACCACCGCCCCGCCTCATTCAACTCCTACATTGTAGGAATCCTGAGGCAGGTGCAGCCCGGCAGCCAGATCTCCGCGGGGGCCGTGGACGCCATGTCAGCTGTGGTCAACTTCCTACTGGACTGGATCGCGAGCAGAGCCGAACATCTGACGTCCAATGGCCGGAGACGCACGCTGACCCAGACGGATATCCAGACCGCCACCTGCCTGCTGCTGCCGGAGGCCCTGGCCACCTACGCCATATCTGCTGCTGACAACGCCGTGGCCGCGTACAATCTACAACGTCGCCATCAGTGA